The Pseudobacteroides sp. nucleotide sequence AAGACGAGCCCTCAGGGCGGTGGGGGTGGTTTAAAAGAATATCAAGTTTGGTACCAACTTAGATATAAATGAAACCCCCGATCAAGGATCAGGGGATAACTCTAAAATTTAATATTTCCCAGGAGAGTGTAAACTGAAGTACCGTTCAGGACAGCAGGTAAAGTAGACTTTTCTGATACCAGTGTAGTATTAAAAACATATTATATACGCATAAAAAATACAATATTCACCCAAAAGTACCTGCGTATATCGGATTAACGTTTTTTCTTCATTTCACAGAAAACTTTATCCATGTCCGGTTCAGGAGTTGAGTTTTTATTTTCTACCGGGGGTGGATATAGCAGAGATATCAATTGCTTGTAACAAAGCTCAATAGACCGGGTAATATTGACTGTTTTAGCTCGTTTAAGCACTTCTGCTACTGTTAATTTGCCGCAGTTAATCTCACAAGCTGACTTTTTCAAAATCCTCTTGTTTCAATACTTAAACATCATTTGATTCCAAAGAATTTATTTATTGAAGCAAATGTTGTGTTTATTAAATGCTCAATATCTTTCTCATCTACAACATAGGGAGGCATAAAATATAAAACATTGCCCAAGGGTCTTAAAAGCAGCCCTTCATTTAATGCTACCTTATAAATATTGTAGCCCACACGCTTTTCCCACGAAAAAGCCTTTTTGGCTGATTTATCTTCAACAAGCTCTATTGCAGCAATCATTCCAATATGCCTAAATTCCCCTACATATGGATGGTTATTAGAATAAGACTCTGTCAGTTTTCTTATAAGATCGGCTTTTTTAGTATTCTCATTTAATACATCATCATCTTTAAATATTTTTAATGATTCCACTGCTGCAGCACAAGCCAGAGGATTTCCCGTATAGCTGTGGCTGTGCATAAAAGCCTTTTTTTCTAGATAATCGCTGTAAAAAGCATCATAAATCCTATCTGTAGTCAACACCAGCGAAAGAGGCATATATCCTGCTGTCAAGCCCTTTGAAAGGCACATGATATCAGGGGATATACCTGCATGCTCACATGCAAACATTTTTCCGGTTCTTCCGAAGCCAACAGCTATCTCATCTGCAATAAGATGGATATTATAGTCGGAACATATTTTTCTTAATCTTGCAAGGTATCTGTGGCTATATATCTTCATCCCCGCAGCTGCCTGAACCATGGGTTCAATTATTACTGCACATATCT carries:
- the bioA gene encoding adenosylmethionine--8-amino-7-oxononanoate transaminase codes for the protein MHDLQQKDLRFIWHPCSQMKDYEGFPPIIVERGDGAYITDIYGKRYLDAVSSWWVNLFGHCNKRINNAVKKQLDSLEHVIFANFSHKPAIDLGEKIVEITPHGLNKVFFADNGSSAVEIALKLSFQYHLQTGSNSKKKFVAISDAYHGETLGALSVGDIDLYSKIYKPLMLDTYKVPGPDCYRCRYGEERESCSALCFEQMEYVIVENHNEICAVIIEPMVQAAAGMKIYSHRYLARLRKICSDYNIHLIADEIAVGFGRTGKMFACEHAGISPDIMCLSKGLTAGYMPLSLVLTTDRIYDAFYSDYLEKKAFMHSHSYTGNPLACAAAVESLKIFKDDDVLNENTKKADLIRKLTESYSNNHPYVGEFRHIGMIAAIELVEDKSAKKAFSWEKRVGYNIYKVALNEGLLLRPLGNVLYFMPPYVVDEKDIEHLINTTFASINKFFGIK